Within the Pseudorasbora parva isolate DD20220531a chromosome 15, ASM2467924v1, whole genome shotgun sequence genome, the region TTTGTATATGTAAACGCACTAGATGGACGTGTATAACCGTTGCGCTCGTGTCTCACGCATGACACGGCAGTCTAAAAGCACGATGCTCAAGTTAAAATAagttaaacttttaaaaaacagtTCCTGAGAGCTTGCGTTTTTTCCCTTTTCTGctgccagtgtttttcaaagcAAAAATGCATTCTGGACGTCATCAAGTGCCACCGAAGGCTGTCTCAGTTTGAAGGATCCTTGGAAGGCATTCCatcattcagctcattttgaAGGATGCATCAAGTGCATCATTTGCGTCCttaaatcacccacaatcctataCACACATTGGTGTATTGGGTACACTGTggtgaaaatcacatttttaatgttgtttgtgtgtctatgtggtgtttttaatatgctttcagacaaaccatgtgcaaattcataagtcaacaccattgctgaatattttctcattaaaactgcagtgaaagagaaagagagtccCAAAAACACGGTTTGAAATCACTGGTGTTTCTGACGTCTCAAACCACCTTGTATCCAATCACTTCAGCATGTGTGCGGggtttagcatatcattaattGCTGTGAAGTCATAAGAGAAGCCATACcggtatatttttctgttgatataaaaaaatcagGTACATTTTGCAATATAGCGGATGAATTATTTATATGACGTAtattatgatgttatgatgaactGTAGCCTATGCCTTTCTTCACTGACGTTCTGTGATGTTCAAAGCGTTTCTAAGGATGCTGAGACTGAACGGGAACATGGTTAGTGTATCATTagcattattagctgtttgataatgtagtcaagctaaaggctaatcatattaattatcGTTATGTGTCTGACGCTGTAAAGAGCGATACCTTTGTGCagcgtttactacagtaacttgaGTAAAAGTTGAGCAACTGGGTCTCTGagctgagtgagtgagtggaggcggggctcaTTCGCATATTTATGGTTTCGCATACACTGAATGAAGCAAGGTAttagagttacattcaagctattttaagtcattttttttacagtatgttTTAAGTATGTTTCCAAATTTAAGTTATAATATTTTCGTACCATAACCATGGGGGTTGAAACAAATATGTGACGTAGTCATGCAGACTAATAGATTGTCTCAATATAGCGTTCAATGCTGAAAAGACAGAAGCCTCAGAAAGACTGGTGCCATGTTGTCAATATCATGTGACCTACACTTCACTTCCATTCACAAGtcctctcccgtggcctcatgggatagtaaagtgtccatcgaaTGCACTTTTCACCTACTGTTTTATGAATACTGTGAACTCACAACTTAGACGTACTACTCAGTTCACATACTATTTTTTCTCCTACTAAAACATGTCTGAGATATCCTTTGACCGCATGGAATGATttgaagctaaaaaaaaaattgtcttaGCGCTATGTGATTTTCTGTGAAATCTGTCAACTCCAAGTGCCCAAAACCTGCAGATTGGCTCCGCAGACAGCAATATAGTGTTGGCCCAGTTCCGGGCCACATCTGGTATGCATGAAATCCACATGTACCAGATGTGGACTGGATCCGGGCCAACACTATGTTACTGTCTGGGTCAGATTAGTGTTGATTCGCCCAGGCTGCAAATAGGACAAAAATCAGTGCAAAAGTTGTGTAATGCTACTGAAACATGTATACTTAATCCCATGAGTACTGCTTGCTTAAAAACGGTcacaaacatgttttttttaccaaTTTCATTTTCTTTCCTTTCTCCAGGGGATGTGATTTTGGCCTTTTGTCTTTCTATGGTTGTTGGTCTTCTGCTGGGAGCTCTGGTCTACATGATCTTGACGAGATGGATGTCTCGTCGACGGGCATCAGCCACCATTACGCGTCTACCCATCCACCAGTCCCGCTCCACCACCCGCTCGTCCTCACCACGCTCTCGGCCAGGCTACAGTCGGCACAGCAGTGGCTTTGACCGACGCAGCAATAACAGTCTGGCCAGCGCTGCCTTCTCCTTCCATCGGCAAACCTCGTCCTCGCCGATAGACTATGGTGACTCACCAGGCCGCAAATCAAGCTTCCGCGCCTCTACCTTTCATCCTCTTCTCCAGTGTAGCCAGATTGCTCGCGAGGCAGAGGAGGGCACCCAGGGTAGCCTGCCACGAACCCCCACTCTCACTACTGGCCCTGGGGCGGCTGGATCAACCAGCACGGTCAGTTCCATGGTCACTCCACCGCGGGCCAGAACCAGACCGGATTCCTTCTGGGGCAACAGCAATCTAAGGGGTTTCCATGCGGGCCAGACTCCGCCACCTGCCTACGAGA harbors:
- the myct1a gene encoding myc target protein 1 homolog — encoded protein: MADNSTHPIVDLLESFGLRDVILAFCLSMVVGLLLGALVYMILTRWMSRRRASATITRLPIHQSRSTTRSSSPRSRPGYSRHSSGFDRRSNNSLASAAFSFHRQTSSSPIDYGDSPGRKSSFRASTFHPLLQCSQIAREAEEGTQGSLPRTPTLTTGPGAAGSTSTVSSMVTPPRARTRPDSFWGNSNLRGFHAGQTPPPAYESIIRAYQETTT